The DNA region GCCACGCGCGCGAGCACCTCGCGTTCCTCGACGAGCGGAGCGGGGCGCTCGTGTGCGGCGACCTCGTGAGCACGCTCTCGACCATCGTGATCGACCCGCCGGAGGGCGACATGGCCGAGTACGAGCGGCAGCTCGCCCGGGTGGAGGCGCTCGGGCCGCGCACGATCTACCCGGCGCACGGGCCGCCCGCGCCGGACGCGGTGGGGAAGCTCGCGGCCTACCGCGCCCACCGGCGCGAGCGCGAGGCGCTGGTGGTGGCGGCGCTCGCGGCGGGCGGGACGCTCCCGGAGATCACCGCGCGCGCGTACGCGGACACGCCCGCGCCGCTCCACCCGGTCGCGGCGCGGAGCTGCCTGGCGGTGCTGGAGAAGCTGCGGGGGGCGTCCCGCGCGGAAGAGGCAGGCGGGGTGTGGCGGGCGCGGTGACGGCCGGCCGGGCAGGCCACAGGACATCCGTCGGATTTCCGAGCGGAAGCCCGTGGAAAGCCGGTATCGGCTGTGTCGCTCGAGACACCAACAGCCGGCAAGGCGTTGAATTCCCTGTCCCCCGTCGAGGGCACATCCGTTGCACAACGGGCCGTCCATGCCCGATCGCGCGAACAAGCTGGCCCGGCTCGCCCTCCTCCTCGCCGGCGCCTTCCTCTTCGGCGGGGCCTCCGCCGAGGTAGCCGTTCGCACGCACCAGGCGGTCGAGCAGCTCAAGGCCGAACGCGAGATCGGCGCCGCCGGGCAGCTCGTGGCGCTCGAGCTCACCGGCGCCCAGGGCGAGGTGGTGGCGCGCCCGCGCCTCATCGCGCCGCGCGGCAAGGCGGCCGAGCTGGTGCTGCACGATCCCGCTCACCCCGGCGAGATCCGGCTCACGTTCCGCGTCGAGGCGGAGCGCGATCCGACCGGCGACATCGCGCTCGACTACGAGCTGTCGGTCCCCTCGCGCGCGGTGACCGCCCGCGGCAAGATCTCGCTCACCCCGGGCGTGGAGCAGTCGATCCAGCTCGGCGGCGGCGTCCTCGTCGCCACCTGGCTCGCGCTCCCGGTCCCGTCGGCCGGCTTCGACGCCTACCTCGAGTCCGAGGCGGCGGCGCGGCGGGCGGCGGGACGGACGAGCTAGGAGCTCGGCGCCGCACCCGCTTCCTCCCTCGACTCCGCGCGGCCTGACGGTCCCTCGACTCCGCGCGGCCTGACGGTCCCTCGACTCCGCGCCGCTGCGCGGCGCTACGCTCGGGATGAGCGATCCTTCATCCGCTCACCCTGAGCGTAGGCGACCCGAAGGCTCGCCGGAGTCGAAGGGTCACCCTCAGCGTAGGCCGTGCGGTCAGCACGGCCGGAGTCGAAGGGCTACCGCTCTTGCGCCGCCGCCTCGGCCTCGAGCGCGGCGGCCTCGGTGCGGATGCGGGCGAGGTGATCCACGAGGCGCAGGCGCTGGACCTCGAGCGCGCGCAGCCGGGCGTGGTCCTCGGCGAACGTCGAGCCCTGCGCCGGCGCCCGCGACACGGACGCGCCGCGGGCCACGACCGCGCGCTGCTGGGCGGGGCCGTGCGAGGGCTGGGCGAGCGCGCGGCGCAGCTCGCCCATGCGCAGGTCGATGGAGCGGATCGCGAGGACCACCCGGTCCGCCTCGTCGTGCAGCGCGTCGGCGCGCTCGCGCAGCTCGCCGGCGGGCGCCGCGGCGGGCGGGAGCGCGGCGCGCCCCTCCTGCCGGTCGATCGCCTCCGCCAGCTCCTGCGCCCGCACCAGCAGGCGGCCGAGCTCGCGGCCGACGTCCTCGCCCGCCAGGTGGCGCATCTTGAGCTGCTCGATGCGGGTGGCGATCGCGTCCAGCTCGGCGCGCGCCTCCAGGGCGGGCGTGGCGGTGCCGAGCGTGATGACGAGCGTCAGTTCTGCGAGCATGGTGCGCCGCTCAGGTGGAGCAACCGGCGTGCCGCGCACGGTGCGCGTGCTTTCGCGCCCTTGCGACCCGCGCCGCCGCGGAAGGGACGCATTTCCGGGCGCGGACCCTCGGAAAACCGAGCCTCCCGGTCACGGCGCGTGCGTCTGCTCGCCGTAGTCCACCGCGCCCAGCTCGCGTCCGGCCTCGTCGTAGCTGGTCCAGCGCCCGCACTGGGCCCCGCCGCAGTGCCGCCCTGCCGCCCTCCGGGCGCCGCCCGGCCAGTACGACACGAACGGGCCGTCCTGCGCCCCGAAGCGCCAGCCGGAGGTCTCCTCCACCTGGCCGGACTCGTACCAGACGGTCCAGCGCCCGTGCTTCGCGCCGCGGGCGTAGGCGCCCTCGCGGGCCCGCCGGCCGTTGCGGTGGTACTCGACGAACGGGCCGTCGCGCTCGCCGTCGCGGTACGCGCCCTCGGTCCAGGGCGCGCCGTCGTCGTACCAGGTGCGCGCCGGCCCCTCGCGGCGGTCGTTGCCGTACGCGTCCTTGCCGGCGCACCACGCCTCGAAGCCCTCCGGCGGCGCCGCGCCGCGCGGCTCGGTGCCGGGGGGACAGTCGAGCGGGGCGCCCGCGAGGAGCGCGAGCGCGGCCGAGAGCGCGCAGGCGAGCCCGGCCGTCACCCGCCCTCCTCGCCGCGCTCGCCCTGCTTCACGATCCCGTACTTCTCGAGCTTGTAGTAGAGCGCCGACGGCTTGATGCCGAGCAGCCGCGCCGTCTCCGCCTTCACGCCCTTCGCCTTCTCGTACGCGGCGAGGATGAGCTGCTGCTCCAGGTCCTCGAGGATGTCGGTGAGGCTCCGGTCGCCGCTCGGCACCGGCAGCCCGGCCGGCGCGGGCGCGTGCCGGATCCCCTCGGGCAGGTCCTCGGGCCGCACCGCGGCGCCGTCGGCGAACACCAGCGCCTGCTCGACCACGTTCTCCAGCTCGCGAACGTTGCCCGGCCACGGGTGGCGCCGCAGCAGCTCGAGCGCCTCGGGCGCGAACGACGTCACGGGCCGGCCGATGCGCGGCGCCAGCCGCTCCAGGAACGCGCGCGCCAGCTCGTCCACGTCGCCGGGCCGCTCGCGGAGCGGCGGGAGCTGGATGGGCACCACGTTCAGCCGGTAGTAGAGGTCCTCGCGGAAGCGCCCCTCCGCCACCATGCGGGTGAGGTCGCGGTTCGTGGCGGAGATCACCCGCACGTCCACCTCCACCGTCTCCTCGCCGCCGACCCGCTCGAAGCAGCGCTCCTGCAGCACGCGCAGCAGCTTCACCTGCACCGACGGCGGGATCTCGCCCACCTCGTCGAGGAACAGCGTGCCCTCGTGCGCCAGCTCGAAGCGCCCGAGCTTGCGGCGGATGGCGCCGGTGAACGCGCCGCGCTCGTGGCCGAACAGCTCCGACTCGAGCAGGCCCTCCGGGATGGCCGCGCAGGAGATCGACACGAACGGCTTCTCGCGGCGCAGGCTGGCCTCGTGGATGGCGCGCGCCACCAGCTCCTTGCCGGTGCCGGACTCGCCCAGCACCAGCACGGTCGCGTCGGTGGGCGCCACCTTGCGGATCTGGTCGTGCACCCGGCGCATCGGCTCGGAGCTGCCCACCAGGCCGTGCGGCTCGCGCTCGCGC from Anaeromyxobacter dehalogenans 2CP-C includes:
- a CDS encoding toxin-antitoxin system YwqK family antitoxin, coding for MTAGLACALSAALALLAGAPLDCPPGTEPRGAAPPEGFEAWCAGKDAYGNDRREGPARTWYDDGAPWTEGAYRDGERDGPFVEYHRNGRRAREGAYARGAKHGRWTVWYESGQVEETSGWRFGAQDGPFVSYWPGGARRAAGRHCGGAQCGRWTSYDEAGRELGAVDYGEQTHAP
- a CDS encoding sigma-54-dependent transcriptional regulator; the encoded protein is MARILVADDHDALREGMVITLARLGHDVLAVRGGAEAIAAYRKRAADVVVTDLRMVPVDGIEVVRRIRAEDPDATVVVISAHGTIATAVDAMREGAIDFLEKPFSTEALRARVEKAVEIARERRGAQTARARAEVLDQDRVREREPHGLVGSSEPMRRVHDQIRKVAPTDATVLVLGESGTGKELVARAIHEASLRREKPFVSISCAAIPEGLLESELFGHERGAFTGAIRRKLGRFELAHEGTLFLDEVGEIPPSVQVKLLRVLQERCFERVGGEETVEVDVRVISATNRDLTRMVAEGRFREDLYYRLNVVPIQLPPLRERPGDVDELARAFLERLAPRIGRPVTSFAPEALELLRRHPWPGNVRELENVVEQALVFADGAAVRPEDLPEGIRHAPAPAGLPVPSGDRSLTDILEDLEQQLILAAYEKAKGVKAETARLLGIKPSALYYKLEKYGIVKQGERGEEGG